The Streptomyces pactum genome contains a region encoding:
- the yajC gene encoding preprotein translocase subunit YajC, with amino-acid sequence MSLVTLLPFIVLIGAMFLMTRSAKKKQQQAADMRNQMQPGSGVRTIGGMYATVKEVSEDTVLLDAGPGVELLFAKSSIGAVLTDDEYNRIVHGIEHDLKSDADVVPDDASSLTETDASADDAAAASDGKSVDLGKKDATDEPADEPTAGAASAEAKTDEQPKKSDGGSEAK; translated from the coding sequence GTGAGTCTCGTGACCCTCCTCCCGTTCATCGTGCTCATCGGGGCCATGTTCCTGATGACCCGGTCGGCGAAGAAGAAGCAGCAGCAGGCCGCCGACATGCGGAACCAGATGCAGCCCGGTTCCGGAGTCCGCACCATCGGGGGCATGTACGCCACGGTCAAGGAGGTCAGCGAGGACACGGTCCTCCTCGACGCCGGTCCGGGCGTCGAGCTGCTCTTCGCCAAGAGCTCCATCGGTGCCGTCCTGACCGACGACGAGTACAACCGCATCGTCCACGGCATCGAGCACGACCTGAAGTCCGACGCCGACGTCGTCCCGGACGACGCCTCCTCCCTCACCGAGACCGACGCCTCCGCCGACGACGCTGCCGCCGCCTCCGACGGCAAGTCCGTCGACCTCGGCAAGAAGGACGCGACCGACGAGCCGGCCGACGAGCCGACCGCCGGGGCCGCGTCCGCCGAGGCGAAGACGGACGAGCAGCCCAAGAAGTCCGACGGCGGTTCCGAGGCGAAGTAG
- the secD gene encoding protein translocase subunit SecD — translation MVAPKKGKNASAQSKPGRSLALILIAIVALTGGMFASGHTTPRLGIDLAGGTSITLRAVPEAGQESAINKTNMDTAVEIMERRVNGLGVQEAEVQTQGDRNIIVNIPKGTDSKEAREQVGTTAKLYFRPVLATELSGAAATGSPSPSATGGASDKATDKATDKATDGDEASSSPSGSPSASATTQGRAATDALKADPSPSATASDGASPSPSASAGGDDAAAKLQAQYAALDCTVEADRAKAGDGAKPGDSMVACGQNSQGQWQKYILGPAAVDGTDVDKAEAVFNTQTAAGWTVTMKFTDDGAKKFADITGKLAQNQSPQNQFAIVLDNEVVSDPYVSQALTGGSAEISGSFTQEEAQGLANMLSYGALPLTFKEDSVTTVTAALGGDQLRAGLIAGAIGLALVVLYLLFYYRGLSFIAVASLLVSAALTYVIMSLLGPAIGFALNLPAVCGAIVAIGITADSFIVYFERVRDEIREGRSLRPAVERGWPRARRTILVSDFVSFLAAAVLFVVTVGKVQGFAFTLGLTTLLDVVVVFLFTKPLLTLMARRKFFANGHKWSGLDPKSLGAKPPLRRTRRPARPAGHVDPKEA, via the coding sequence GTGGTAGCACCTAAAAAGGGAAAGAATGCGAGCGCTCAGAGTAAGCCCGGGCGCTCGCTGGCCCTGATTCTGATCGCCATCGTGGCGCTCACCGGAGGCATGTTCGCCTCCGGACACACGACTCCGCGTCTCGGGATCGACCTGGCCGGCGGCACGAGCATCACGCTCCGGGCGGTTCCGGAGGCCGGCCAGGAGTCGGCGATCAACAAGACCAACATGGACACGGCCGTCGAGATCATGGAGCGCCGTGTCAACGGCCTCGGTGTGCAGGAGGCCGAGGTCCAGACCCAGGGCGACCGGAACATCATCGTCAACATCCCCAAGGGGACGGACTCCAAGGAAGCCCGGGAGCAGGTCGGCACCACCGCGAAGCTCTACTTCCGCCCGGTCCTCGCCACCGAGCTCTCCGGTGCCGCCGCGACGGGCAGCCCCTCGCCGAGCGCCACCGGCGGCGCCTCGGACAAGGCGACCGACAAGGCGACGGACAAGGCCACCGACGGGGACGAGGCGAGCAGCTCGCCGTCCGGCTCCCCGTCGGCGAGCGCCACCACCCAGGGCCGTGCCGCCACCGACGCCCTGAAGGCCGACCCCAGCCCGTCCGCCACCGCCTCCGACGGCGCCTCCCCGTCCCCGAGCGCCAGTGCTGGCGGCGACGACGCCGCCGCCAAGCTCCAGGCCCAGTACGCCGCGCTCGACTGCACCGTCGAGGCCGACCGCGCCAAGGCCGGCGACGGCGCCAAGCCGGGCGACTCCATGGTGGCCTGCGGCCAGAACTCGCAGGGTCAGTGGCAGAAGTACATCCTCGGCCCGGCCGCGGTCGACGGCACGGACGTCGACAAGGCCGAGGCGGTCTTCAACACCCAGACCGCGGCCGGCTGGACCGTCACGATGAAGTTCACGGACGACGGCGCCAAGAAGTTCGCCGACATCACCGGCAAGCTGGCGCAGAACCAGTCCCCGCAGAACCAGTTCGCCATCGTCCTGGACAACGAGGTCGTCTCCGACCCCTACGTCAGCCAGGCACTGACCGGCGGCAGCGCGGAGATCTCCGGCAGCTTCACGCAGGAGGAGGCCCAGGGCCTCGCCAACATGCTGTCCTACGGCGCTCTGCCGCTGACCTTCAAGGAGGACAGCGTCACCACCGTCACCGCCGCGCTCGGTGGTGACCAGCTCCGGGCCGGTCTGATCGCCGGTGCGATCGGCCTCGCCCTGGTCGTCCTCTACCTGCTGTTCTACTACCGCGGGCTGTCGTTCATCGCCGTGGCCTCGCTGCTGGTCTCCGCCGCCCTCACGTACGTGATCATGTCGCTGCTGGGCCCGGCCATCGGCTTCGCCCTGAACCTGCCGGCCGTCTGCGGCGCCATCGTCGCCATCGGTATCACGGCGGACTCGTTCATCGTGTACTTCGAACGCGTCCGCGACGAGATCCGCGAAGGCCGCTCGCTGCGCCCCGCGGTCGAACGCGGCTGGCCGCGCGCCCGGCGCACCATCCTGGTCTCCGACTTCGTGTCGTTCCTCGCCGCCGCGGTGCTCTTCGTCGTCACCGTCGGCAAGGTCCAGGGCTTCGCGTTCACCCTGGGACTGACCACGCTGCTCGACGTGGTGGTGGTGTTCCTCTTCACCAAGCCGCTGCTGACGCTGATGGCCCGCCGGAAGTTCTTCGCGAACGGGCACAAGTGGTCCGGCCTCGACCCGAAGAGCCTGGGCGCCAAGCCGCCGCTGCGCCGCACGCGCCGTCCCGCCCGTCCCGCCGGCCATGTCGACCCGAAGGAGGCGTGA
- the secF gene encoding protein translocase subunit SecF, with product MGKLGNLGARLHHGEIGYDFVKNRKLWYGISILITITAIVGLAVRGLHMGIEFQGGAVFTTPKNMSASVAQAEDYAEEASGHEAIVQKLGDGSLRIQIGGTDTAQSDRIKEDLADDLNVDAEKINADLVGPSWGDQIANKAWQGLGIFMVLVVIYLAIAFEWRMALAAFVALIHDITITVGIYALVGFEVTPGTVIGLLTILGYSLYDTVVVFDSLKEQTRDITKQTRWTYGEIANRSINSTLVRSINTTVVALLPVAGLLFIGGGVLGAGMLNDISLSLFVGLAAGAYSSIFIATPLVADLKEAEPEMKALKKRVLAKRAQAAAKGEPAENAVDEERYADDEDDEAEDAAPAVVGPRSRPASRNRGRGRPSGKRR from the coding sequence ATGGGAAAGCTCGGCAACCTCGGCGCCCGACTGCACCATGGTGAGATCGGTTACGACTTCGTCAAGAACCGCAAGCTCTGGTACGGCATCTCCATCCTGATCACCATCACGGCCATCGTCGGCCTGGCGGTGCGCGGTCTGCACATGGGCATCGAGTTCCAGGGCGGCGCGGTCTTCACCACCCCCAAGAACATGAGCGCCTCGGTGGCTCAGGCGGAGGACTACGCGGAAGAGGCCTCCGGCCACGAAGCGATCGTCCAGAAGCTGGGCGACGGCAGCCTGCGCATCCAGATCGGCGGCACCGACACCGCGCAGTCGGACCGGATCAAGGAAGATCTCGCCGACGATCTGAACGTGGACGCCGAGAAGATCAACGCCGACCTGGTCGGCCCCAGTTGGGGTGACCAGATCGCGAACAAGGCCTGGCAGGGCCTCGGGATCTTCATGGTGCTGGTGGTGATCTATCTGGCGATCGCGTTCGAGTGGCGCATGGCACTCGCCGCCTTCGTCGCGCTGATCCACGACATCACCATCACGGTCGGCATCTACGCCCTCGTCGGTTTCGAGGTCACTCCCGGCACGGTGATCGGTCTGCTCACGATCCTCGGTTACTCGCTGTACGACACGGTCGTCGTCTTCGACAGCCTCAAGGAACAGACGAGAGACATCACCAAGCAGACCCGCTGGACCTACGGCGAGATCGCCAACCGTTCGATCAACAGCACCCTGGTCCGCTCCATCAACACCACGGTGGTCGCCCTGCTGCCGGTGGCCGGTCTGCTCTTCATCGGCGGCGGTGTCCTCGGCGCCGGCATGCTCAACGACATCTCGCTGTCGCTGTTCGTCGGTCTCGCCGCGGGCGCGTACTCGTCGATCTTCATCGCCACGCCGCTCGTCGCCGACCTCAAGGAGGCCGAGCCGGAGATGAAGGCGCTGAAGAAGCGCGTCCTCGCCAAGCGCGCCCAGGCCGCGGCCAAGGGCGAGCCGGCGGAGAACGCCGTCGACGAGGAGCGGTACGCCGACGACGAGGACGACGAGGCCGAGGACGCGGCGCCCGCGGTGGTCGGCCCCCGCAGCCGGCCCGCGTCCCGCAACAGGGGCCGCGGCCGACCCTCGGGGAAGCGCCGATGA
- a CDS encoding adenine phosphoribosyltransferase → MTETTDITELLLSRIRDVADYPEPGVVFKDITPLLADPAAFTALTGALAEVAEHTGATKVVGLEARGFILGAPVALSAGLGFIPVRKAGKLPGATLSQAYDLEYGSAEIEVHAEDLTAGDRVLVVDDVLATGGTAEASLELIRRAGAQVAGLAVLMELGFLGGRARLEPALAGAPLRALLTV, encoded by the coding sequence ATGACCGAGACGACCGACATCACGGAGCTGCTGCTCAGCCGCATCCGGGATGTGGCCGACTACCCGGAGCCGGGCGTGGTGTTCAAGGACATCACCCCGCTCCTGGCCGACCCGGCCGCGTTCACCGCCCTGACCGGCGCGCTCGCCGAGGTCGCCGAGCACACCGGCGCCACCAAGGTCGTCGGTCTGGAGGCCCGCGGCTTCATCCTCGGCGCCCCGGTGGCCCTGAGCGCCGGCCTCGGCTTCATCCCCGTGCGCAAGGCGGGCAAGCTCCCCGGAGCCACCCTCAGCCAGGCGTACGACCTGGAGTACGGCTCGGCCGAGATCGAGGTGCACGCCGAGGACCTCACCGCCGGGGACCGCGTGCTGGTCGTCGACGACGTCCTGGCCACGGGCGGCACCGCCGAGGCCTCGCTGGAGCTCATCAGGCGGGCCGGCGCGCAGGTGGCCGGCCTCGCCGTCCTGATGGAGCTGGGCTTCCTCGGCGGGCGGGCCCGTCTGGAGCCGGCCCTGGCCGGGGCACCGCTGCGGGCGCTGCTCACGGTCTGA
- the relA gene encoding GTP pyrophosphokinase: MPDEAQPLTAAKPESASAPAAKPAPSSPQAKNDTRGPIQHAPSAPVDKPADQQPLPKPIPPERDRNAPVVRTPSGQPARSGSSNRVRARLARLGVQRANPYNPVLEPLLRIVRSNDPKIETATLRQIERAYQVAERWHRGQKRKSGDPYITHPLAVTTILAELGMDPATLMAGLLHDTVEDTEYGLEDLRRDFGDVVTLLVDGVTKLDKVKFGEAAQAETVRKMVVAMAKDPRVLVIKLADRLHNMRTMRYLKREKQEKKARETLEIYAPLAHRLGMNTIKWELEDLAFAILYPKMYDEIVRLVAERAPKRDEYLAIVTDEVQQDLRAARIKATVTGRPKHYYSVYQKMIVRGRDFAEIYDLVGIRVLVDTVRDCYAALGTVHARWNPVPGRFKDYIAMPKFNMYQSLHTTVIGPNGKPVELQIRTFDMHRRAEYGIAAHWKYKQEAVAGASKVRTDAPRSSGKGKDDHLNDMAWLRQLLDWQKETEDPGEFLESLRFDLSRNEVFVFTPKGDVIALPASATPVDFAYAVHTEVGHRTIGARVNGRLVPLESTLDNGDLVEVFTSKAAGAGPSRDWLGFVKSPRARNKIRAWFSKERRDEAIEQGKDAIVRAMRKQNLPIQRILTGDSLVTLAHEMRYSDISALYAAIGEGHVSAQNIVQKLVQALGGEEAATEEIDESVPPSHGRGRKRRTNADPGVVVKGVEDVWIKLARCCTPVPGDPIIGFVTRGSGVSVHRSDCVNVDSLSREPERILEVEWAPSQSSVFLVAIQVEALDRSRLLSDVTRVLSDQHVNILSAAVQTSRDRVATSRFTFEMGDPKHLGHVLKAVRGVEGVYDVYRVTSARRPS, from the coding sequence TTGCCAGACGAGGCCCAGCCACTGACCGCCGCAAAGCCCGAGTCCGCCTCGGCGCCCGCGGCGAAGCCCGCGCCCAGTTCGCCGCAGGCGAAGAACGACACCCGCGGGCCGATTCAGCACGCCCCGTCCGCGCCCGTCGACAAGCCGGCCGACCAGCAGCCGCTTCCCAAGCCCATCCCGCCCGAGCGCGACCGGAACGCGCCCGTGGTCCGCACGCCGTCCGGACAGCCCGCGCGCTCCGGCTCCTCCAACCGCGTCCGCGCCCGCCTCGCCCGCCTCGGCGTGCAGCGCGCGAACCCGTACAACCCGGTCCTGGAGCCGCTGCTGCGGATAGTCCGCAGCAACGACCCCAAGATCGAGACGGCCACCCTGCGCCAGATCGAACGCGCCTACCAGGTCGCCGAACGCTGGCACCGCGGGCAGAAGCGCAAGAGCGGCGACCCGTACATCACGCATCCGCTCGCCGTCACCACCATCCTCGCCGAGCTGGGCATGGACCCGGCCACGCTGATGGCCGGCCTGCTGCACGACACCGTCGAGGACACCGAGTACGGCCTGGAGGACCTGCGCCGCGACTTCGGCGACGTGGTCACCCTCCTCGTCGACGGCGTCACCAAGCTCGACAAGGTCAAGTTCGGCGAGGCCGCCCAGGCCGAGACCGTGCGCAAGATGGTCGTCGCCATGGCCAAGGACCCCCGAGTCCTGGTCATCAAGCTCGCCGACCGCCTGCACAACATGCGCACCATGCGCTACCTCAAGCGCGAGAAGCAGGAGAAGAAGGCGCGCGAGACCCTGGAGATCTACGCGCCGCTCGCCCACCGGCTGGGCATGAACACCATCAAGTGGGAGCTGGAGGACCTCGCCTTCGCGATCCTCTACCCCAAGATGTACGACGAGATCGTCCGCCTGGTCGCCGAGCGCGCACCCAAGCGCGACGAGTACCTCGCGATCGTGACCGACGAGGTCCAACAGGACCTGCGCGCCGCCCGCATCAAGGCGACCGTCACCGGCCGCCCGAAGCACTACTACAGCGTCTACCAGAAGATGATCGTCCGCGGCCGCGACTTCGCGGAGATCTACGACCTGGTGGGCATCCGCGTCCTCGTGGACACCGTCCGCGACTGCTACGCGGCGCTCGGCACCGTGCACGCGCGCTGGAACCCGGTCCCCGGCCGGTTCAAGGACTACATCGCGATGCCCAAGTTCAACATGTACCAGTCGCTGCACACGACGGTCATCGGACCCAACGGCAAGCCGGTCGAACTGCAGATCCGCACCTTCGACATGCACCGCCGCGCGGAGTACGGCATCGCCGCGCACTGGAAGTACAAGCAGGAGGCCGTCGCCGGCGCCTCCAAGGTGCGCACCGACGCGCCCAGGTCGTCCGGCAAGGGCAAGGACGACCACCTCAACGACATGGCGTGGCTGCGGCAACTGCTGGACTGGCAGAAGGAGACCGAGGACCCGGGCGAGTTCCTGGAGTCCCTGCGCTTCGACCTCTCCCGCAACGAGGTCTTCGTCTTCACTCCCAAGGGCGACGTCATAGCGCTGCCCGCGAGTGCCACCCCCGTCGACTTCGCGTACGCGGTGCACACCGAGGTCGGCCACCGCACCATAGGGGCACGGGTCAACGGCCGCCTCGTCCCGCTGGAGTCCACCCTGGACAACGGCGACCTGGTGGAGGTCTTCACCTCCAAGGCGGCCGGCGCGGGCCCCTCCCGCGACTGGCTCGGCTTCGTGAAGTCGCCGCGCGCCCGCAACAAGATCCGCGCCTGGTTCTCCAAGGAACGCCGCGACGAGGCGATCGAGCAGGGCAAGGACGCCATCGTCCGCGCCATGCGCAAGCAGAACCTGCCGATCCAGCGCATCCTGACCGGCGACTCCCTGGTCACGCTCGCCCACGAGATGCGCTACTCGGACATCTCCGCGCTGTACGCGGCGATCGGCGAGGGCCATGTCTCCGCGCAGAACATCGTGCAGAAGCTGGTGCAGGCGCTCGGCGGCGAGGAGGCCGCCACCGAGGAGATCGACGAGTCGGTCCCGCCGTCCCACGGTCGCGGCCGCAAACGCCGGACCAACGCCGACCCCGGCGTCGTGGTCAAGGGCGTCGAGGACGTGTGGATCAAGCTGGCCCGCTGCTGTACGCCGGTCCCCGGGGACCCCATCATCGGTTTCGTCACCCGCGGCAGCGGCGTGTCCGTTCACCGCAGTGACTGTGTGAACGTGGACTCGCTCTCCCGGGAGCCCGAGCGCATCCTCGAGGTCGAGTGGGCTCCCAGCCAGTCCTCCGTCTTCCTGGTCGCCATCCAGGTCGAGGCACTGGACCGCTCCCGGCTGCTGTCGGACGTCACGCGGGTGCTGTCCGACCAGCACGTCAACATCCTCTCCGCGGCCGTCCAGACCTCCCGCGACCGCGTCGCCACCTCCCGCTTCACCTTCGAGATGGGCGACCCGAAACACCTCGGGCACGTCCTGAAGGCCGTACGGGGCGTCGAGGGCGTCTACGACGTGTACCGCGTGACGTCGGCGCGCAGACCGTCGTAA
- a CDS encoding DUF349 domain-containing protein, producing MSSDPWGRVDETGTVYVRTADGEQVVGSWQAGSPEEALAYFERKYEGLVVEIGLLEKRVKTTDLSAKDAQTAVDHLREQVDAHHAVGDLDALRARLDKLVALVETRREERKAQRAKQSDEARGAKEALVAEAEELARSDQWRAAGERLRSLVDTWKGLPRLDRKSDDELWHRFSHARSAFSKRRKQHFAQLDAQREEARRTKERLVAEAEALSNSTDWGPTAARYRDLMSEWKAAGRAQREHEDDLWNRFRGAQDVFFAARSSVFAERDAVQAENLKLKEELAEEAEKLLPVTDLKAARAAFRTVNERWEAIGHVPRDARPKVEGRMHAVERALQEAEETEWRRTNPEARARAEGLTGQLQAAVDKLRSQIEQARAQGNNAKADKLERELEGRQALLDQALKGLHEFGG from the coding sequence GTGAGCAGCGACCCGTGGGGCCGCGTCGATGAGACGGGGACCGTGTACGTGCGTACGGCCGACGGCGAGCAGGTCGTCGGTTCCTGGCAGGCGGGCTCCCCCGAGGAGGCCCTGGCCTACTTTGAACGCAAGTACGAAGGCCTGGTTGTCGAGATCGGCCTCCTCGAAAAGCGGGTGAAGACCACCGACCTGTCGGCGAAGGACGCCCAGACCGCCGTCGACCATCTGCGGGAGCAGGTCGACGCGCACCACGCGGTGGGTGATCTGGACGCGTTGCGGGCCCGGCTGGACAAGCTCGTCGCGCTGGTGGAGACGCGCCGCGAGGAGCGCAAGGCGCAGCGGGCGAAGCAGTCCGACGAGGCACGCGGCGCGAAGGAGGCGCTGGTCGCCGAGGCCGAGGAGCTGGCTCGGTCCGACCAGTGGCGGGCGGCGGGTGAGCGGCTGCGGTCCCTGGTGGACACCTGGAAGGGCCTGCCGCGCCTGGACCGCAAGTCCGACGACGAGCTGTGGCACCGCTTCTCGCACGCGCGCTCGGCGTTCTCCAAGCGCCGCAAACAGCACTTCGCACAGTTGGACGCGCAGCGCGAGGAGGCCCGCCGGACCAAGGAACGGCTGGTCGCCGAGGCCGAGGCGCTGTCGAACTCGACGGACTGGGGCCCTACGGCCGCGCGCTACCGCGACCTGATGTCCGAGTGGAAGGCCGCCGGCCGCGCCCAGCGCGAGCACGAGGACGACCTGTGGAACCGCTTCCGCGGCGCCCAGGACGTGTTCTTCGCCGCGCGCAGCTCGGTCTTCGCCGAGCGGGACGCCGTGCAGGCGGAGAACCTCAAGCTCAAGGAGGAGCTGGCCGAAGAGGCCGAGAAGCTCCTGCCGGTCACGGACCTGAAGGCGGCCCGGGCCGCCTTCCGCACGGTGAACGAGCGCTGGGAGGCCATCGGTCACGTGCCGCGCGACGCCCGGCCGAAGGTCGAGGGCCGGATGCACGCGGTCGAGCGGGCGCTCCAGGAGGCCGAGGAGACCGAGTGGCGCCGGACCAACCCGGAGGCACGCGCGCGTGCCGAGGGTCTGACCGGTCAGCTCCAGGCCGCCGTGGACAAGCTGCGCTCGCAGATCGAGCAGGCGCGGGCCCAGGGCAACAACGCCAAGGCCGACAAGCTCGAGCGTGAGCTGGAGGGCCGGCAGGCGCTGCTGGACCAGGCCCTGAAGGGTCTGCACGAGTTCGGCGGCTGA
- a CDS encoding peptidylprolyl isomerase, whose product MVTQEQRRRQLAREKFLRQQQRRTSARRKARMRNAAIASVLGVILIGSVALYTTGVVLGDDDSKTNASAEVTPSASPSSKAPDPCDKPAEGKVKTQTWKKEPAMTIDKSAKYTMKLATTCGDIDIALKTSAAPHTVNSFNFLAGKGYFDHTPCHRLTTNGIYVLQCGDPTGQGNGGPGYNIPDENLKDKSLKENMYPAGTVAMANTGQPGSGGSQFFLVYQNSPLPPSYTPFGTISDEGMTVLKKIAAAGESTGAGDGAPNATVVIDKATVTKS is encoded by the coding sequence GTGGTCACCCAGGAGCAGCGGCGGCGTCAGCTCGCCCGGGAGAAGTTCTTGCGGCAACAGCAGCGACGCACCTCCGCGCGGCGCAAGGCACGCATGCGCAACGCCGCGATCGCGTCGGTGCTCGGCGTGATCCTGATCGGCAGTGTCGCGCTGTACACGACCGGCGTGGTCCTCGGGGACGACGACAGCAAGACGAACGCGAGCGCGGAGGTCACCCCGAGCGCCTCGCCGAGCAGCAAGGCGCCCGACCCGTGCGACAAGCCGGCCGAGGGCAAGGTCAAGACGCAGACCTGGAAGAAGGAACCTGCGATGACCATCGACAAGTCGGCGAAGTACACGATGAAGCTGGCCACGACCTGCGGCGACATAGACATCGCGCTGAAGACGTCGGCCGCACCGCACACCGTCAACTCGTTCAACTTCCTGGCCGGCAAGGGCTACTTCGACCACACTCCGTGCCACCGGCTGACCACCAACGGGATCTACGTGCTCCAGTGCGGCGACCCGACGGGCCAGGGCAACGGCGGACCGGGCTACAACATCCCGGACGAGAACCTGAAGGACAAGAGCCTCAAGGAGAACATGTACCCGGCGGGCACGGTGGCGATGGCCAACACCGGTCAGCCGGGCTCCGGCGGCAGCCAGTTCTTCCTCGTGTACCAGAACAGCCCGTTGCCGCCCAGCTACACGCCGTTCGGCACCATCTCGGACGAGGGGATGACGGTGCTGAAGAAGATCGCCGCCGCGGGCGAGAGCACCGGAGCGGGCGACGGAGCACCCAACGCGACGGTCGTGATCGACAAGGCCACCGTCACGAAATCCTGA